Proteins from a genomic interval of Oceanispirochaeta crateris:
- a CDS encoding sigma-54-dependent transcriptional regulator, with protein sequence MKHKILIIDDKINICQVLSDILQASGYDTVTALSGEEGLVLFGKESPDIILTDLKMEKMSGLEFIKLLRKKDEKVPVILLTAFGSISSAVEAIKSGANDYLTKPLHYDLLKIKIAQILDECHNRSENEKLKENLKQEWGLDNIIGKSAPMLKMFSIIKVVAPTDSGVLIQGECGTGKELIARSLYAYSRRVHEAFIVVDCSAIPESLIESELFGHEKGAFTGANVLKKGRIEKAAGGTLFLDEIGELPLSCQAKLLRVIQEKQFVRIGGTQQLEVDFRLIAATNKNLKNEVENKRFRSDLYYRLNVISINAPPLRDRMEDIPLLIDSFKKTIGNGECSPMHDISREHMEKLMSYNWPGNVRELKNCVERLMILDSLPAEIEEYRDRLKEETYEAESSEIRQPTLSVREKEIVREALESCGWNISKTAKTLGIGRKALYNRIKKYELTVP encoded by the coding sequence GTGAAGCATAAAATATTGATTATTGATGATAAAATAAATATATGTCAGGTCCTGAGCGATATTTTACAGGCTTCAGGATATGATACAGTGACAGCCCTGTCCGGAGAAGAAGGGCTTGTCCTATTTGGTAAAGAGTCACCGGATATCATATTGACTGATCTTAAAATGGAAAAAATGTCAGGTCTTGAATTTATCAAGCTCCTGAGGAAAAAAGACGAGAAAGTACCAGTCATTCTTTTAACAGCCTTTGGTTCTATTTCTTCTGCTGTAGAGGCCATAAAATCTGGGGCTAATGATTATCTGACCAAGCCTCTTCATTATGACCTGCTGAAGATTAAAATTGCTCAAATTCTTGATGAATGCCATAACCGGTCTGAAAATGAAAAGCTGAAGGAAAATCTTAAACAGGAATGGGGACTGGATAATATTATAGGGAAGTCTGCTCCCATGCTTAAAATGTTTTCTATTATCAAAGTAGTTGCTCCTACTGATTCCGGGGTTCTTATTCAGGGAGAATGCGGAACAGGGAAAGAACTTATAGCCAGGAGTCTTTATGCCTATAGTCGGAGAGTTCATGAAGCGTTCATTGTGGTAGATTGTTCTGCAATTCCCGAATCTTTGATAGAAAGTGAGCTTTTCGGGCATGAAAAAGGAGCTTTTACAGGGGCAAATGTCCTAAAAAAAGGTCGAATAGAAAAGGCTGCGGGAGGAACACTTTTTCTGGACGAAATTGGTGAATTACCCCTTTCCTGTCAGGCAAAACTTCTCAGAGTGATACAGGAAAAGCAGTTTGTGCGCATAGGTGGAACACAGCAGCTTGAAGTTGATTTCCGCTTAATTGCCGCCACAAATAAAAATCTGAAAAATGAAGTTGAGAACAAAAGATTCCGCTCGGATCTGTATTATAGGCTAAATGTAATTAGTATAAACGCCCCTCCACTGCGGGACAGAATGGAAGACATTCCTTTATTGATTGACAGCTTCAAAAAAACAATTGGAAATGGGGAATGTTCTCCCATGCATGATATCTCCCGTGAACATATGGAGAAATTGATGAGCTATAACTGGCCTGGTAATGTACGGGAGCTGAAGAACTGTGTAGAACGGTTGATGATTCTGGATTCTCTACCTGCTGAGATTGAAGAATATAGAGACAGGTTAAAAGAGGAAACGTATGAAGCAGAATCTTCTGAAATCAGGCAGCCAACGCTGTCTGTTCGGGAAAAAGAAATTGTCCGTGAAGCTCTGGAAAGCTGTGGTTGGAATATTTCAAAAACCGCCAAAACTTTGGGCATCGGGAGAAAAGCGCTGTATAACAGGATAAAAAAATATGAACTTACTGTGCCATAA
- a CDS encoding ATP-binding protein, which translates to MRLSYRIIIAIICLIFATAAILSTYSLSVQRELITNQVDKKGQVLTKLLAASVRNHLYSYDFYAIKLLFDTLDQDDDVVSVSLVGADNYIKMHSNIKQLGQDSSYHFKDNDFGDKNIIKERHQEGNTYNYMFFSAVEIDHDRKGFIHIILSDMNYLKLIKSFEKRILILTASVLSAGILAAYLISRQISKPIIQLTEDIQSFMLKRSEIEKNDSDNEISILKRTFKIMMDEIEQSIEYRVKNEKMAVLGNLSSVLAHEVKNPLEPIKGSAEILRLKHPDNQDIVKYSKIIQDEVSGLIAFLDSFLDVSRSSRMQKKKVNINNILNDIQLLLEYTVKKARFRLDLIFAEDLPEIPGDSGMLKQVFLNLILNAIQAKSSEQGFIEITTKFLAPNIFITVKDNGCGIDPAIQKEIFLPFFSTKSEGSGIGLSTSKYIIKQHKGSLNIVSEPGSWTKAIISLPVEKAGICEA; encoded by the coding sequence ATGAGACTCTCATACCGGATTATTATTGCCATTATATGCCTGATTTTTGCCACAGCGGCCATTCTCAGTACATACTCTCTTTCTGTCCAGAGAGAACTGATTACAAATCAGGTTGATAAGAAGGGACAGGTTTTAACTAAATTACTGGCGGCATCTGTTCGCAACCACCTGTACAGTTATGATTTCTACGCGATTAAACTCCTTTTTGATACTCTGGATCAGGATGATGATGTTGTCTCAGTTTCTCTGGTTGGAGCGGATAATTACATAAAGATGCATTCAAATATCAAACAATTGGGGCAAGACAGCTCTTATCATTTTAAAGATAATGATTTTGGCGATAAAAATATTATCAAGGAGAGACACCAGGAGGGCAATACATATAACTATATGTTTTTCAGCGCTGTTGAGATAGACCATGATAGAAAGGGGTTTATCCATATAATTCTTTCAGATATGAATTACCTTAAATTAATAAAATCTTTTGAGAAAAGAATCCTCATACTGACCGCATCTGTCCTATCTGCCGGAATCCTCGCGGCCTACCTGATTAGCCGGCAAATATCAAAACCTATCATTCAATTAACTGAAGACATTCAAAGCTTTATGCTGAAGCGTTCAGAGATTGAGAAAAACGACTCAGATAATGAAATTTCAATTTTGAAAAGAACATTTAAGATAATGATGGATGAAATCGAACAATCTATAGAATACCGGGTGAAAAATGAAAAAATGGCCGTATTAGGCAACCTCTCTTCTGTTCTGGCTCATGAAGTGAAAAACCCGCTGGAACCCATTAAGGGATCTGCCGAAATTTTGAGACTCAAGCATCCTGATAATCAAGACATTGTTAAATACTCCAAAATAATTCAGGATGAAGTTTCTGGTCTTATAGCATTTCTTGACAGCTTTCTGGATGTGTCCAGAAGCAGCCGGATGCAGAAGAAAAAGGTAAATATTAACAATATCCTAAATGATATACAGCTTCTTCTGGAATATACCGTAAAAAAGGCAAGGTTTCGTCTGGATTTGATTTTCGCAGAAGATTTACCTGAAATCCCCGGGGATAGCGGAATGCTGAAGCAGGTATTTTTGAATCTCATCTTAAATGCTATTCAGGCAAAGTCTTCTGAACAGGGGTTTATTGAAATCACTACAAAGTTTCTTGCTCCCAATATATTTATAACTGTTAAAGATAATGGCTGTGGTATTGATCCGGCAATTCAGAAAGAAATTTTTCTGCCATTCTTTTCTACAAAAAGCGAAGGTTCGGGGATTGGACTGAGCACTTCAAAATATATTATAAAACAACATAAGGGAAGTTTGAATATAGTAAGTGAACCCGGCAGCTGGACCAAAGCCATTATTTCTCTCCCCGTGGAAAAGGCAGGAATCTGTGAAGCATAA
- a CDS encoding AEC family transporter → MQIPFLLSLFTILLGYFLKRIGVLNADHSGVLSKIVMNVTFPALILGSVTKSRITSELFILPWIPVIAAIVGLGAGLYLFRALPQDRKGLMLMSTMGLNLGLFAFPILQGIYGDLGVQVGALIDIGNAIAIFGISYMVGERYSPASENHKRGFWGTLKVFGRSIPLLCYLFALLLNFIGWSLPGFFLSWLNVLSAANQFLVLLVLGLVLSFGWRKHLKSGLVSLLILRYSIGIVLGILVWNFLPADEVVRKIVFMCLILPAGFTVVPYSIEFAYDRDSAGAVVNMTLIISFFLMWGLAVFL, encoded by the coding sequence ATGCAAATTCCATTTTTGTTGAGCCTGTTCACAATTCTTCTGGGCTATTTTTTGAAAAGGATCGGGGTATTAAACGCCGACCACAGCGGTGTTCTTTCCAAGATTGTCATGAACGTGACATTTCCGGCCCTCATTCTTGGTAGCGTTACAAAATCAAGGATTACAAGCGAACTCTTTATTCTTCCCTGGATTCCTGTCATAGCTGCCATTGTAGGATTGGGGGCAGGGCTCTATCTGTTTCGAGCTCTTCCCCAGGATCGAAAAGGATTGATGCTCATGTCCACCATGGGACTTAACCTCGGCCTCTTTGCTTTTCCCATACTCCAAGGGATTTATGGGGATCTCGGCGTTCAGGTCGGTGCCCTCATTGACATTGGGAATGCCATTGCTATTTTTGGCATCTCCTATATGGTGGGAGAGCGTTATTCTCCGGCTTCAGAAAACCATAAGAGGGGTTTCTGGGGAACCCTTAAGGTCTTTGGACGCTCTATTCCTCTTCTTTGTTATTTATTTGCCCTCCTACTCAATTTCATTGGATGGAGTCTTCCCGGTTTTTTTCTCTCCTGGTTGAATGTATTAAGCGCTGCCAATCAATTTCTAGTCTTATTAGTTCTGGGTCTTGTCCTCAGTTTTGGATGGAGAAAACACTTGAAGAGTGGTTTAGTCTCTCTTCTGATTCTGAGGTATTCCATCGGGATCGTTTTAGGAATCCTTGTGTGGAATTTCCTTCCAGCGGATGAGGTTGTGAGGAAAATTGTATTCATGTGTTTGATTCTGCCAGCGGGATTTACTGTTGTTCCTTATTCCATTGAGTTTGCTTATGACCGTGATAGTGCAGGGGCCGTTGTGAATATGACATTGATCATCAGTTTCTTTCTGATGTGGGGGCTAGCCGTCTTCCTTTAG
- the mglC gene encoding galactose/methyl galactoside ABC transporter permease MglC, giving the protein MSIQRTNFFNKSWDEWKDFLINNAIYIVIFSIISIVVIREPSFISIPVLRNILTQSAVRLILAFGVAGIIILQGTDLSLGRSVGFAAVVSASLLQRPDYAGRFYPDMAQLPLFVPLLVAIAVCVFFSAINGWVVATFKIHPFLATMGMMITLYGILSIYFASGAPGPQPIGGHDTRYVELVTGETLRIPNLVIIAALTAVLIWVLWNKTTFGKNMYAVGGNPEAANVSGVNVTRTTILVYVLAGVMYGLGGYLEAARIGSANNGTGFGYELDAIAACVVGGISFSGGIGKVSGAVAGVLMFTIISYGMTFIGLDQYYQYIIKGIIIVVAVSLDAKKYLKKV; this is encoded by the coding sequence ATGAGCATCCAAAGGACAAATTTCTTCAATAAGTCATGGGATGAGTGGAAAGATTTTCTGATCAATAATGCTATTTACATTGTTATATTTTCAATTATTTCGATTGTCGTAATCCGGGAACCCTCCTTCATATCCATACCGGTATTGAGGAATATCCTGACCCAGTCGGCTGTGCGTCTGATACTGGCCTTTGGTGTGGCCGGTATCATCATTCTTCAGGGGACGGACCTTTCCTTGGGGCGGTCTGTGGGATTCGCCGCGGTAGTCTCTGCTTCTCTTCTTCAGAGACCCGATTATGCCGGACGCTTCTATCCTGACATGGCTCAGCTTCCCTTGTTTGTGCCACTTCTGGTGGCTATCGCCGTGTGTGTTTTTTTCTCAGCCATTAATGGTTGGGTTGTTGCAACATTCAAAATTCATCCCTTTCTTGCTACCATGGGTATGATGATTACCCTTTACGGCATTCTCTCAATCTACTTTGCGTCCGGAGCTCCCGGACCTCAGCCGATCGGGGGGCATGATACCCGCTATGTAGAACTTGTGACAGGAGAGACATTGAGAATCCCGAACCTGGTCATCATTGCCGCTCTCACAGCGGTCCTCATATGGGTCCTTTGGAATAAAACTACCTTCGGAAAGAATATGTATGCCGTAGGGGGAAACCCAGAGGCTGCCAATGTTTCCGGAGTTAATGTTACAAGAACCACCATCCTGGTGTATGTCCTAGCCGGTGTTATGTACGGTCTGGGCGGATACCTCGAAGCCGCGCGAATCGGTTCTGCCAATAACGGGACTGGATTCGGCTATGAGCTGGATGCGATTGCCGCCTGTGTTGTAGGAGGAATATCCTTTTCGGGCGGGATTGGAAAAGTATCAGGGGCCGTGGCGGGAGTCCTGATGTTTACCATCATCTCCTACGGGATGACCTTCATCGGACTGGATCAGTATTATCAGTATATCATCAAGGGTATTATCATCGTTGTTGCCGTATCTCTGGATGCTAAGAAATATCTGAAGAAGGTCTGA
- a CDS encoding sugar ABC transporter ATP-binding protein — protein MRIKDVCKSFSGVKVLKNVCLNVRAGTVHSLMGENGAGKSTLMKCLFGIYRQDEGQFYLNNEEFNFQDPKNALEHGVSMVHQELNQVVQRTIIDNIWLGRYPVKRIFVDEKKMYDDTKALFERLNIHLDPRTRLDKLSVSQRQMVEIAKAVSYDAKIIVLDEPTSSLTDNEVKKLFDIINVLKTEGVGVVYISHKMEEIFEISDEVTVLRDGNYIGTEKIEDLTMEKIVNMMVGRDLEERFPPKINVPGEVHMTVKNLTTKYPPIIHNVNFELHRGEILGVAGLVGAGRTEMVEALFGARTLRSGEILIDGKKIDNSNPHKAINNHFALLTEERRETGIYPVADITFNSTISNVQAYKNKLGFLVDQKMKDDTDKQIGNMRIKTPNRKELIRSLSGGNQQKVIIGRWLLTNPDILLLDEPTRGIDVGAKFEIYQLIIDLAKRGKSVIMVSSEMPELLGITNRIMVMSNGYVSGIVNTDETTQTEIFNMSAKFLNNNREAEV, from the coding sequence TTGAGAATTAAAGATGTCTGCAAATCATTCTCAGGTGTTAAGGTGTTGAAAAATGTCTGCCTGAATGTTCGCGCCGGAACTGTTCATTCCCTTATGGGTGAAAACGGGGCAGGGAAATCCACTTTAATGAAATGTCTCTTTGGTATTTACAGACAGGATGAAGGACAATTCTACCTGAATAATGAAGAGTTCAATTTTCAGGACCCCAAAAATGCCCTGGAACATGGAGTCTCCATGGTTCACCAGGAATTGAATCAGGTCGTACAGAGGACCATCATCGACAATATCTGGCTGGGGCGTTACCCCGTCAAGAGAATCTTTGTGGATGAGAAGAAAATGTATGATGATACAAAGGCTCTTTTTGAGCGCCTGAATATTCACCTTGATCCAAGGACCAGGTTGGATAAACTTTCGGTATCACAAAGGCAGATGGTGGAAATAGCCAAGGCTGTTTCCTATGATGCAAAGATCATCGTCCTGGATGAACCAACATCATCCCTGACGGATAATGAAGTTAAAAAGCTATTCGACATCATCAATGTATTGAAGACAGAGGGTGTCGGAGTTGTGTATATCTCTCATAAAATGGAAGAAATCTTTGAAATTTCCGATGAAGTAACAGTTCTTAGGGATGGAAACTACATCGGGACTGAAAAAATTGAAGATCTTACCATGGAAAAAATCGTGAATATGATGGTCGGTCGGGATCTGGAGGAAAGGTTTCCTCCTAAAATAAATGTGCCTGGTGAAGTTCATATGACTGTCAAGAATTTAACTACTAAATATCCCCCGATCATCCATAATGTAAATTTTGAACTTCACCGTGGTGAAATCTTGGGTGTCGCTGGATTGGTGGGTGCAGGAAGGACCGAAATGGTGGAAGCCCTCTTTGGGGCCAGAACTTTGCGTAGCGGTGAAATCCTTATTGATGGTAAAAAAATTGATAATTCCAATCCTCATAAGGCTATTAATAATCATTTTGCATTACTGACGGAGGAACGTCGGGAGACTGGTATTTACCCAGTCGCGGATATAACCTTCAATTCCACCATATCCAATGTTCAGGCATATAAGAATAAATTGGGATTTCTTGTAGACCAGAAGATGAAAGATGATACGGATAAACAGATTGGCAATATGAGGATCAAGACACCAAATAGGAAAGAACTGATTCGATCTCTTAGTGGTGGGAATCAGCAGAAGGTTATTATCGGCCGCTGGCTTCTGACAAATCCGGATATCCTTCTCCTTGATGAACCTACCCGGGGAATTGATGTAGGAGCTAAATTTGAAATCTATCAGCTTATTATCGATCTGGCTAAGAGAGGAAAGTCAGTGATCATGGTTTCGTCAGAAATGCCTGAACTCTTGGGAATCACCAATAGGATTATGGTCATGAGCAATGGATATGTTTCAGGTATTGTCAATACAGATGAGACAACTCAGACAGAGATATTCAATATGTCTGCCAAATTTTTAAACAATAATAGAGAGGCCGAAGTATGA
- a CDS encoding galactose ABC transporter substrate-binding protein codes for MKKAILFTLIIMMVLPFAGLFAEGQKDKGSDSIVIGANIYNFQDNFMNGVMKPVLESYAAELGAEIQIVDSEGQQAILNNQVDIFITKGVDVLAINLVDPASAQSVIDKAKKADIPLVLFNKEGTKEAMASYDKVWYVGTDSAESGIIQGQMMVADWKANPKMDKNGDGVVQYVMLKGEPGHPDAEARTRESVKAFTDAGIKVKQLALEADPNWSTQHGNDKMAAWLTSSFGKDIELVICNNDGMGFGAITAMKAAGVRLPIYSVDALDQALTHIAEGELDGTVLNDGANQAKATIDLAVNVAKGKAPTEGTNWTLTTDGSKAVRVAYVGVTPKNYQEFR; via the coding sequence ATGAAAAAAGCGATTCTTTTTACACTCATCATCATGATGGTTTTACCTTTTGCAGGTCTTTTTGCAGAAGGTCAGAAAGACAAGGGCAGTGATTCTATTGTCATCGGTGCCAACATCTATAACTTTCAGGATAACTTTATGAACGGTGTTATGAAACCTGTTCTTGAGAGTTATGCTGCTGAACTGGGTGCAGAAATCCAGATTGTTGACTCCGAAGGTCAGCAGGCTATTTTGAACAATCAGGTCGATATTTTCATCACCAAGGGTGTTGATGTACTGGCTATAAATCTTGTTGACCCCGCTTCCGCTCAGTCTGTTATTGACAAAGCAAAAAAAGCGGACATTCCCCTTGTTCTTTTCAACAAGGAAGGAACAAAAGAAGCCATGGCTTCCTATGATAAAGTATGGTATGTAGGTACTGACTCTGCAGAGTCTGGAATCATCCAGGGACAAATGATGGTTGCCGACTGGAAGGCCAATCCAAAAATGGACAAGAATGGTGATGGAGTCGTTCAGTATGTTATGCTCAAAGGAGAGCCCGGACACCCAGATGCTGAAGCAAGAACAAGAGAATCTGTAAAAGCTTTCACAGATGCCGGTATCAAGGTAAAACAGCTCGCACTTGAAGCAGATCCTAACTGGTCTACACAGCATGGAAATGACAAGATGGCAGCATGGTTGACATCTTCTTTTGGAAAGGACATTGAGCTCGTTATCTGCAACAATGATGGTATGGGATTCGGTGCCATTACAGCTATGAAGGCTGCAGGAGTAAGACTTCCCATCTACTCCGTAGATGCTTTGGATCAGGCTCTGACTCACATTGCTGAAGGTGAATTGGACGGAACCGTATTGAATGACGGAGCCAATCAGGCTAAAGCCACTATTGATCTGGCTGTCAATGTTGCAAAAGGCAAAGCTCCTACAGAAGGAACCAACTGGACATTGACAACTGATGGTTCAAAGGCTGTTCGAGTAGCATATGTGGGTGTTACACCCAAAAACTACCAGGAATTCAGATAG
- a CDS encoding galactose ABC transporter substrate-binding protein codes for MNKWSLLLMVGLMVSCRVPEKKVSLLLYNGEDLFVGNFSRHIVSMGEPMADFQTFDARNSQVLQNETIENQINSGSDLMLINPVDRLGAYSVIKKLRAENIPVIFFNREPLLKDLQLWDQTWYVGARAEQSGQIQAQLVMELFGNDPHHLNRFDRNGDGRIQTIILKGEQGHQDAEIRTSEVVRTFRLKGFDLDLLVTEVANWDRDEAYDKMGDLITNYGEQLELVLSNNDAMAIGAITRMRQMGFFKDNNENGRVDREDESWIPVLGIDGLDQAVQLISEGYLLGTVLNDSASMALAITELAEAILYNKSFDDLSFPLEDGKYIWIDYQVFTLKK; via the coding sequence ATGAATAAATGGTCTCTTCTGTTGATGGTCGGACTCATGGTTTCCTGTCGGGTTCCGGAAAAAAAGGTAAGCCTCCTTCTATATAACGGGGAAGATCTCTTTGTCGGCAACTTTTCAAGACATATTGTTAGCATGGGTGAGCCAATGGCAGATTTTCAGACTTTTGATGCCAGGAACTCCCAGGTCCTTCAAAATGAAACCATTGAGAATCAAATCAACAGTGGTTCCGATCTCATGCTGATCAATCCTGTAGATCGACTGGGTGCTTATTCGGTGATCAAAAAGCTCCGTGCTGAGAATATTCCAGTGATCTTTTTTAACAGGGAACCTCTATTAAAAGACCTTCAGCTCTGGGATCAGACCTGGTATGTCGGCGCCAGGGCTGAACAGTCCGGACAAATTCAGGCCCAGCTGGTTATGGAGCTCTTCGGGAATGATCCGCACCATCTAAACCGATTCGATAGAAACGGGGATGGCCGCATTCAAACGATCATTTTGAAGGGAGAACAGGGGCATCAGGATGCAGAAATCAGAACTTCCGAGGTTGTTAGAACCTTCCGCCTCAAGGGGTTTGATCTTGATCTCCTTGTGACGGAAGTGGCCAACTGGGACAGGGATGAAGCCTATGATAAAATGGGTGATTTGATCACAAATTATGGTGAACAGCTTGAACTGGTACTCTCCAATAATGATGCCATGGCCATAGGAGCCATCACCCGGATGAGACAGATGGGGTTTTTCAAAGATAATAATGAAAATGGCCGGGTCGACAGAGAGGATGAGAGTTGGATTCCTGTTTTGGGAATCGACGGTCTTGACCAGGCTGTACAACTCATCTCCGAAGGGTATCTTTTGGGAACAGTCCTGAACGATTCAGCATCAATGGCTTTGGCAATAACAGAGTTGGCAGAGGCCATTTTGTACAATAAAAGTTTTGATGATCTCTCTTTTCCACTGGAAGATGGAAAATATATCTGGATTGACTACCAGGTCTTTACACTCAAAAAATAA
- a CDS encoding cache domain-containing sensor histidine kinase: MKKLTRIDLSIGQSILISTLTIVTIVLAVTGLIFYTSFSIHTDALVESQSREINKQIVLNYESYINSIIEIANYIQSSSLNLDLKNSYESLQNIYVYNMESKKDVVSLALYDKNGVFLLGDLDRKVYDKQVILSFWFQNAMKDDAIFHFSPPHISGDDTRTQEEIISVSKVVDYFDGSVQKKGVLLLELNFRVIKELAGKTNLGPGGHILILNDDDSLIYSTVSGAPMAPESLELARAQYLGGFKADINSIGMYGNINTLSHTRWRIVTVTNIDDLNKAKSQMFLNLFLIMGSSLLITALVALFISRRISKPLNQLKKCMLRIESGDFYSRVEVTGQKEIVLVAKSFNDMIDEIRTLMDRLVSEQREKRKTELVALQNQINPHFLYNTLDSIVWLAENERSEDVVTTVVALARFFRISISKGKNFIAVKDEISHIRNYLTIQKIRYIGKFEYRFEIDKDIYNYKVMKLILQPLVENAIYHGVGEEEGTIIIRGYKKEQFLVFEVENSGYGIPKEKIEMLYQILNGTMDGHSVGLRNVYQRLKLYYGDKADLIISSELDEMTNVTLMIPSGLQNGDGQNE; the protein is encoded by the coding sequence GTGAAGAAATTAACCAGAATTGATCTTTCCATTGGACAAAGCATCCTTATTTCGACTCTAACCATTGTGACAATCGTCCTTGCTGTAACAGGGCTGATTTTTTATACAAGCTTTTCCATTCATACAGATGCTCTCGTGGAGAGTCAATCCAGGGAAATCAATAAACAGATTGTTCTGAACTATGAGAGTTATATCAATTCCATCATCGAAATAGCCAATTATATCCAGTCTTCTTCGCTCAACCTTGATTTAAAGAATTCCTATGAATCACTTCAGAATATTTATGTCTACAATATGGAGAGTAAAAAAGATGTCGTATCCCTTGCCCTCTATGATAAAAATGGGGTGTTTTTGCTTGGAGACCTCGATAGGAAGGTATATGACAAACAGGTGATTCTTTCATTCTGGTTCCAGAATGCCATGAAAGATGATGCTATTTTTCATTTTTCACCGCCTCATATTTCCGGTGATGATACCAGAACTCAGGAAGAGATCATCTCGGTGTCCAAGGTGGTGGATTATTTTGACGGATCTGTTCAAAAGAAAGGAGTCCTGCTGCTGGAATTGAATTTCAGGGTTATCAAGGAGTTGGCAGGCAAAACCAACCTTGGACCAGGAGGGCATATTCTGATCCTTAATGATGATGACTCGCTCATCTATTCCACTGTAAGTGGAGCACCCATGGCTCCCGAAAGTTTAGAACTGGCGAGAGCCCAGTATCTGGGCGGCTTTAAGGCAGATATCAATTCTATTGGAATGTACGGAAACATCAACACACTCTCTCATACAAGATGGAGGATTGTCACTGTGACCAATATTGACGATCTAAACAAAGCCAAAAGTCAGATGTTCCTCAATTTGTTCCTTATCATGGGGAGCAGTTTGCTGATTACGGCTCTTGTGGCTCTGTTTATTTCCCGAAGAATCTCCAAGCCTTTGAATCAATTGAAAAAGTGTATGCTCCGCATCGAGAGCGGAGATTTTTACAGCCGGGTGGAAGTGACCGGACAAAAGGAGATAGTTCTGGTTGCCAAGTCATTCAATGATATGATCGATGAAATCCGGACACTCATGGATCGTCTTGTTTCAGAACAGCGTGAAAAAAGGAAAACGGAGCTTGTGGCACTTCAAAATCAGATCAATCCTCATTTTCTCTACAATACCCTGGATTCTATCGTCTGGCTGGCTGAAAACGAACGGAGTGAAGATGTTGTAACCACGGTGGTTGCTCTGGCCCGGTTTTTTCGTATCAGCATTTCAAAGGGGAAGAACTTCATTGCCGTGAAGGATGAGATTTCCCATATTCGGAACTATCTTACCATTCAGAAAATCCGCTATATCGGAAAATTTGAATACCGATTTGAAATTGATAAAGATATTTACAACTACAAGGTCATGAAGTTGATCCTCCAGCCTCTTGTTGAAAATGCCATATATCACGGAGTGGGTGAAGAAGAGGGTACGATCATTATCCGAGGGTATAAGAAGGAGCAATTTCTTGTTTTTGAGGTGGAAAACAGTGGTTATGGTATTCCTAAGGAAAAAATCGAGATGCTCTATCAAATTCTGAATGGAACAATGGATGGACATAGTGTGGGGCTTCGGAATGTGTATCAGAGGCTGAAACTCTACTATGGCGACAAGGCAGACCTGATCATTTCTAGCGAGCTGGATGAAATGACTAATGTGACGCTGATGATTCCTTCTGGATTGCAAAACGGGGACGGACAAAATGAATAA